The DNA region AAGCAGCACCAATAATATCGATTGCTTGCTGATCTGTTGCCAAATTAAAAATTGGTAAAATGATTGCTCCATTTGCAATATAGAAGTTAACATAACTACCGGCCAAGCGGGTATTTTCTAATCGTGCTTTAACATGTTCTTTGCCAATAATATCACTGGTGTCTTCGTTTGTTGTATACATTGGTGTTGGAATTGGTAATTTAATTACTTCAATTTTACGACCCTTTGCATCGGTTGTTGCTTCTAGAAATTTAAGGGCAGCACGACTACGTTCATATTGGGGATCATTTTGATCATCAGTTCAGGCTAAGAGAACAGTCCCTGGTTTAACAACACATAACATATTGTCAACATGGCCACTTGTTTCATCATTAAAGATTCCATAAGGTAATCAAATCACTTTTTTAACATTTAAGTATTGTTTTAAAGCTGCCTCAATTTCTAGTTTTGATAAATGTGGATTACGATTAGGATTTAATAAACATTCTTCAGTAGTATATAAAGTTCCTTCGCCATCAACATGAATACTACCTCCTTCTAAAACAAATGAAGTACGGTAACGATCAATTTTCAAATAAGAAGATACTTCAGCGGCAATTTTATCATCATTATCCCATGGATAATATAATCCACCATTTAAGCCACCCCAAGCATTAAAGATTCAATCAACGGCACGAACGTCACCATTTTTGTTTTTTAAAAATGTTGGTCCAACATCACGCATTCAGGCATCATCATTTTCAAATACTAAAATCTTAATGGTTGGATCCAATAACTTTGTGGCAATTTCTTTTGTTCGTGGAGAAGTAATCATTATAACGGGTTCATATTTATTAATTGTGTTTGCAACTTTTGCATACACAGCTTGTGCAGGTTCGGCATTTTTTCGTCAATTATCAATTCGTTCCGGGAAAATCATTCAACAACCTTGGTGAGGTTCAAATTCTCCGGGCATATAATATTCATCATCTTGTGGTAATGTTTTTAGTAATTTATTCATGTTGTTGGTTTCCTCCTTTTTTGTGTTTTCATTTGTTATAACTAATTAAGATTTCCCCAATAATAATGACGATAATACTTCCAACAATACAAAAGGCAACGTGTTGTCCACCACCATTAAAAGCTCACGTATCATTCTTAACAATAATACTACCAAAAATAAACAAAATAACAGAGAAAATAATAATAATGGTTGGGAATAAAACAATAATTCATTGCACTCATAAGGGCCCTTTAATTTTAAACGGTCGTTCAATATTAGGTTTGCTAAGCCGTAATTTAATATAAGCAGGAAAGATTAAAAAGTAAGGGGCTAAAAACATCAGCGATGAAAAAGCATATAAGGTTCAAAATAAGTTTGCAACATTTGGTGTTGCTGATAGCATTGCTCCTCCAATTAAAATAACAATCGTTGAAATAATACCCGTAATAATTGATGCTCATAATGGTGTATCATTTTTTAATTTAGATGCAAAGATTGCTGGGAATTCACCATCTTCAGCAGCCTCCTTAATTGCTAAGTTTGCGCCAGATGTTCAAGTAATCATTGTTCCAAAGAAAGTAAACAAGATAAAAATAGCAATAATCATTGTGACTCATGGGGCCTTAAAAGCGGCACCAATTGATTGAATAATTCCATTTGCTTCATCAAGATGATTAACATCAACAATAATGTTAACAGCTGCTGTTCCAATCAAATAGCAAATAATGATGATAATTCCACTAATTAAAATACTTTTAGGAATTGTTTTACGAGGATTATCAATTTTATCAGTAGCATTACTTTGCAACTCAAATCCAGAAAAATTATAAATAATAACCGGAAGAAAGATAACACCTGTTGACCAGGAAGGTAAAAAACCAAATTGAGCATCATTAATTGGAGTTGAAACAGAATTACCATTTGCCAACCAATAAATTGCTCCTGCAATTAAGGCAATTGTTACAATTAATTTTGCTACTGAAGTTAAGTTCGGAATTCATTTTAGTTTTTCTAACCTAATAAAATTTAATAAAATTGTAATTCAAGTTAACAATAAGGCAATTGCAATTTGAATTCAAAAGTTTAATGTATTATTAAAAAAGGCAAACGATAACGTACTTGAGAAAGCTAAGTAAACAGATGGCATTCATAGTCCAACGTTAATTCAATATAATCAGTTTGTTCGTGCAGCTCATTTTCGCCCAAATGCTTTTTTTACTCAAACATACATTCCACCTTCAGCACCAAAGGTTGAACTTAATTCAGCACTAATAAAACCATAGGGAAGAAAATAAAAGATTGCTAATAAAAATCAATAAATAATTGATGATCATCCAATTTTAGCAGCAGCAGCAAATGAGTCAAGAACAAAAATGGCGCTAAAAGTAAAAAGGATAATATCAGTTATTTTTAATTTTTTTGTTTTCATAAGGATTATTCTTGATGATTAAAAGTATAACGTTGTTTTCATGGGCGTTGGATATCATCTAATCAACTAGTGATGTCACCAGCATGATAAGCTTTTGTAGCTGTTGTGGCAATATCAAGGCGTGGATAGATAAAATAAACTAATAAGGCAAGCTGAGCTGTCAAACGGTTTTCAGCTTGTTGGAACACAATTGATTGGTTTCCATCGATAACTTCATCCATAACCTCAATATTTCGTGAAGCTGGCAAACAGTGCATAAATCTTGCTTGTGGTCCCGCTTTTGCCATTAAGGCATTAGTAATTTGATAAGTTGGTTTAAAGGCTTTTACGCGTTCATTTGCTTCATCTTCTTGGTCAACTCATCATCATAAATCGGTATAAATAATATTGGCATCTTTAACATAATTTAAGTCTTCGGTGATTGAAACACTGCCACCATTGTTTTCCTTAATGTTTGCTTTGGCAATATCAATTCATGCTGCTGGTGATTGGTATTTTTTAGGGGCAATATGGACAAAGTTCATCCCCATTTTTGTAGTAATGTGCATTAACGAACTACAAACATTAGTTCGATCACCAATAAAAACAATTTTTAATTTGCTAAAGTCATTATTTAAATATAGTATTGGATCAGTATGTTCAAGGATGGTAAATAAATCACATAAAGCTTGCGTTGGATGATTGTAATCACTTAAACCATTAAAAACGGGTACATCAGCGTTTTTAGCAATTGCTTCCACTGTTTCATGTTTTCAGGCGCGGATTAAAATTCCATCGGTCATGTGTGATAAAACTTTAATTGTATCATAAAGGGACTCTTTTTGACCAAGATGAATTTCGCCGGGTTTTAAATATTGAGCATGCCCCCCTAATAATGTCATTGCTGCTTCAAAAGAAACTCTTGTTCTTGTTGAAGGTTCTTCAAAAATCATTGCTAATGTTTTATTTTGTAATAAGGGCGGAATTGCCCCATTATAACGCGCAGTTTTTAGTTTTTTCATTAGCGTTAATAAATCTAAGATTTCATTTTTACTAAAATCTTGGGTATCAATAAAATGTCGTAATTGATTCATTGTAATTCTCCTTTCTTTGTTTTTATTATATTTTTCTAATAATATTTTACAAATTAAAATTCCAATTACTTTGTAATTAATTAGGCAAAAAATGGATTTTTTTTCGGAAATAAGTTAAGATTAAGGCATAAAAAAGGACATCAAAGGATTTTAATCAGTAGCATTAATATTTTAATTATAAAATAATAGTTAAAATAAGGACCTATTAGAATGAAATCAGGTTATTTTGTTTTTTTAATTTAAATTGAGAGGTAATAGTATGATTAGATTGGATGAAATAGATCGGGATATTATTGGTCAGTTACAAAAAGATAGTCGCATTTCAGTGCGTAAAATTAGTAAAACAATTAATATCTCTGAAAAAACAATTCGAATGCGAATTAATAAGTTGATGACGCAAAACATTGTTAAACCTGTTTGCATTGTCAACCCAAATGCTTTCGGTTATGTTAATTTTGTTGATATTTTTTTTAAAATTAATCAGGATGTTGATATTAAAGTTTTACAAGAATGATTACATAATAAAGTTTATGTTTCATATTTATCACGTCATTGGCATGACCAAGATTTTGCAATTCAATGTTGGTTTCAATCAGGAAAAGAAATGATTAATTTTATTAGTGAATTAGAGAGTTATCCTGGTATTTTAGATGTTAAGTATCATCTAATTAGTGAGATTTTATGAGACTCGTATTCATGAAAACCAGAGGATAAAAATTATCGCTAAAAGAACAATTGTTAACATTGTGTAATAATTATGCGAACATTATTTTTTATGATAGAATAAAAATGATTGTTTATAATTGTGTAGAATAGAGGAGATAGTTACATGGCAGTTAGCGATCGTAATATTGTAAAAAAACATGGAAAAATAGCAGATAAAATCATAGCCTTAGATGGAACAATGCAAGCATTGTCTGATGAAGCATTAAAAGCAAAAACAGCTGAATTTAAAGAGAGATTAGCGCAGGGTGCAACATTAGATGATATTTTAATTGAGGCTTTTGCGGTGGCACGAGAAGCAGCACGCCGTATTTTAGGTTTGCATGCTTATCGTGTCCAATTAATTGGAGGAATTGTTCTACATGAGGGTGATGTTGCTGAAATGAAAACCGGAGAAGGAAAAACCTTAACTGCGTTAATGCCAACATATTTAAATGGTTTAACTGGAAAAGGAGTTCATATTGTTACTGTTAATGAATATTTGTCAAAACGGGATTCAGAGATTAATGGTCAAGTGTTTTCATTTTTAGGTTTAACAGTTGGGTTAAACACTCGTAGTGGAAATAAAGACGAAAAAAGAGCAGCATATAGTTGTGATATTACTTATACAACTAACGCTGAATTAGGATTTGACTATTTACGTGATAATATGGCTAAAAACTTTAGTGATAAAGTACAACACGGGTTAAACTACGCTATTATTGATGAAGCTGATTCAATTTTAATTGATGAATCAAGAACACCATTAATTATTTCGGGAGGTCGCCAAAATCGAATTCCACAATATCAAGCAGCCGATCATTTTGCAAAATCATTGTCACGAGAAAATGATCTTGAAATTGATTTAGAAACAAAACAAGTTTATTTAACTCCAGAAGGAATTTTAAAAGCAGAAAAGATTTTCTCAATTAATTCATTATTTGACATTAAAAATACTGAATTATATCATTTAATTTTAAATGCTTTGAAGGCTAATTTTGTTTTTAAAAACGGAATTGAATATGTTGTTCAAAACAATGAAATTATTCTAATTGACCAGTTTACCGGACGATTAATGCCGGGGCGTGCATATAGTGATGGTTTACAACAATCATTACAAGCAAAAGAACATGTTGAAATTGAACAAGAAACAGTAACGATGGCAACTATTACTTATCAAAACTTTTTCCGTTTATATAATAAATTAAGTGGAATGACCGGAACGGCAAAAACAGAAGAAGAAGAGTTTGTAAAAATTTATAATATGCGAGTAATTCAAATTCCAACTAATCGTCCATTAATTCGTCGTGATGAAGCAGACTATATGTTCGCTAATCGTGATGCAAAAATGCAAGCAATGATGAAAGAAATTTTGACTTTGCATGAAAAAGGACAACCAATTCTAATTGGGACAACTTCGGTTGAATCATCAGAAATTGTTTCTCATTATTTACGCAATGCTAATTTAAAGTTTGAAATGTTAAATGCTAAGAACCATGAACGCGAAGCGGATATTATTGCGCAAGCGGGAGAAAAAAAGGCCATTACCTTAGCAACGAATATGGCAGGACGGGGAACTGACATTAAATTAGGGGAAGGAGTTACTAACCTTGGCGGTTTAGCTGTTTTTGGGGTTGAAAGAAATGAAGCGCGTCGGATTGATAATCAGTTACGTGGGCGTTCAGGACGACAAGGAGATCCTGGATTTTCACGTTTCTATGTTGCAATGGATGATGAGTTAATGATGCGTTTTGGTGGTGATCGATTACGTCGCATTTTTGCAAGACTAGGGTCAGATTTTATTCAATCACGAATGTTAACAAGAGCAATTTCAAATGCGCAAAAAAAAGTTGAAGGGATGAATTTTGATCAACGAAAACATATTTTAGATTATGATAATGTTTTAGCGCAACATCGTGAAGCAATGTATGCTCGTCGTGATCAAATTTTAACTGCTTCTGATTTAAAACCAATTATTAAAAAGATGCAATATTCAGCAGCATATGATTTAACAAAAATGTTTGGAAATGAATCACATGGTGAATGATTTATTCGTTATGATGAGTTAATTAAAGGGGTCAACGATAAAGTTGTTGCAAATAATGCATTAGATAAAACAGTAATGGAAAAAATGACCCGCGAAGAAGTTGCAAAATATCTTGCAGAAAAAATGAATGTCTTTTATCAAGCACGGACAGAGGATGTTCCTGCTGATGTGATGAATCAGATTGAACGGAATGCAATTATTTCTTCTTTTGATGAATATTGAACAAAGCATATTGACCAAGCAAGTAAATTACGAAGTGGGATTTATTTACGTAGTTATGCGCAAACTAATCCGCTTCATGCGTATGTTGAAGAAGCAGCAAAATTGTTTGAACATATGCAATTATCAATTGCTCATGAAGTTGTTATTAAATTAGCAAATGTTGTAATCCGAAAAGTTGAGGATGGGAGCGTTGAACCAATGCAAGATTCTGAACAAGAAGTTCGTGAATTTAAACAAAAAGGTTAATTGTCTAAACCACTATGCCAAGCTAGTGGTTTTTTCTGTACTATTAAATTAGATAAAAGAGGGATTAAAATGAGTTTCGCGCTAGAAGTTAAAGAGGAAATTATTAAAAAAGAATTTGACCCAGTTTGTCAAAAAGCTTTTTTATGTGGTTTTGTTAAATATAATATGACATTAAATATTAGCAACCATTATTTTAATTTTGAAGTTAGTTCAATTAGTAACGCAATTATTCGTACAATTTATTCTTTTCTTAAAAATTTATATCAAGTTGAAATTGACATTATTATTATGCAAACAACAAAATTAAAAAAAAATAAAACGTTTATTTTACGAATTAAAGAACGTGCCGCAGAAATTCTAAAAGACTTAAA from Spiroplasma sp. NBRC 100390 includes:
- the argF gene encoding ornithine carbamoyltransferase, whose translation is MNQLRHFIDTQDFSKNEILDLLTLMKKLKTARYNGAIPPLLQNKTLAMIFEEPSTRTRVSFEAAMTLLGGHAQYLKPGEIHLGQKESLYDTIKVLSHMTDGILIRAWKHETVEAIAKNADVPVFNGLSDYNHPTQALCDLFTILEHTDPILYLNNDFSKLKIVFIGDRTNVCSSLMHITTKMGMNFVHIAPKKYQSPAAWIDIAKANIKENNGGSVSITEDLNYVKDANIIYTDLWWWVDQEDEANERVKAFKPTYQITNALMAKAGPQARFMHCLPASRNIEVMDEVIDGNQSIVFQQAENRLTAQLALLVYFIYPRLDIATTATKAYHAGDITSWLDDIQRPWKQRYTFNHQE
- the aguA gene encoding agmatine deiminase, translated to MNKLLKTLPQDDEYYMPGEFEPHQGCWMIFPERIDNWRKNAEPAQAVYAKVANTINKYEPVIMITSPRTKEIATKLLDPTIKILVFENDDAWMRDVGPTFLKNKNGDVRAVDWIFNAWGGLNGGLYYPWDNDDKIAAEVSSYLKIDRYRTSFVLEGGSIHVDGEGTLYTTEECLLNPNRNPHLSKLEIEAALKQYLNVKKVIWLPYGIFNDETSGHVDNMLCVVKPGTVLLAWTDDQNDPQYERSRAALKFLEATTDAKGRKIEVIKLPIPTPMYTTNEDTSDIIGKEHVKARLENTRLAGSYVNFYIANGAIILPIFNLATDQQAIDIIGAAFPHYKIEPIYAYEILLGGGNIHCITQQQI
- the secA gene encoding preprotein translocase subunit SecA, which translates into the protein MAVSDRNIVKKHGKIADKIIALDGTMQALSDEALKAKTAEFKERLAQGATLDDILIEAFAVAREAARRILGLHAYRVQLIGGIVLHEGDVAEMKTGEGKTLTALMPTYLNGLTGKGVHIVTVNEYLSKRDSEINGQVFSFLGLTVGLNTRSGNKDEKRAAYSCDITYTTNAELGFDYLRDNMAKNFSDKVQHGLNYAIIDEADSILIDESRTPLIISGGRQNRIPQYQAADHFAKSLSRENDLEIDLETKQVYLTPEGILKAEKIFSINSLFDIKNTELYHLILNALKANFVFKNGIEYVVQNNEIILIDQFTGRLMPGRAYSDGLQQSLQAKEHVEIEQETVTMATITYQNFFRLYNKLSGMTGTAKTEEEEFVKIYNMRVIQIPTNRPLIRRDEADYMFANRDAKMQAMMKEILTLHEKGQPILIGTTSVESSEIVSHYLRNANLKFEMLNAKNHEREADIIAQAGEKKAITLATNMAGRGTDIKLGEGVTNLGGLAVFGVERNEARRIDNQLRGRSGRQGDPGFSRFYVAMDDELMMRFGGDRLRRIFARLGSDFIQSRMLTRAISNAQKKVEGMNFDQRKHILDYDNVLAQHREAMYARRDQILTASDLKPIIKKMQYSAAYDLTKMFGNESHGEWFIRYDELIKGVNDKVVANNALDKTVMEKMTREEVAKYLAEKMNVFYQARTEDVPADVMNQIERNAIISSFDEYWTKHIDQASKLRSGIYLRSYAQTNPLHAYVEEAAKLFEHMQLSIAHEVVIKLANVVIRKVEDGSVEPMQDSEQEVREFKQKG
- a CDS encoding APC family permease yields the protein MKTKKLKITDIILFTFSAIFVLDSFAAAAKIGWSSIIYWFLLAIFYFLPYGFISAELSSTFGAEGGMYVWVKKAFGRKWAARTNWLYWINVGLWMPSVYLAFSSTLSFAFFNNTLNFWIQIAIALLLTWITILLNFIRLEKLKWIPNLTSVAKLIVTIALIAGAIYWLANGNSVSTPINDAQFGFLPSWSTGVIFLPVIIYNFSGFELQSNATDKIDNPRKTIPKSILISGIIIIICYLIGTAAVNIIVDVNHLDEANGIIQSIGAAFKAPWVTMIIAIFILFTFFGTMITWTSGANLAIKEAAEDGEFPAIFASKLKNDTPLWASIITGIISTIVILIGGAMLSATPNVANLFWTLYAFSSLMFLAPYFLIFPAYIKLRLSKPNIERPFKIKGPLWVQWIIVLFPTIIIIFSVILFIFGSIIVKNDTWAFNGGGQHVAFCIVGSIIVIIIGEILISYNKWKHKKGGNQQHE
- a CDS encoding Lrp/AsnC family transcriptional regulator gives rise to the protein MIRLDEIDRDIIGQLQKDSRISVRKISKTINISEKTIRMRINKLMTQNIVKPVCIVNPNAFGYVNFVDIFFKINQDVDIKVLQEWLHNKVYVSYLSRHWHDQDFAIQCWFQSGKEMINFISELESYPGILDVKYHLISEILWDSYSWKPEDKNYR